From a single Candidatus Krumholzibacteriota bacterium genomic region:
- a CDS encoding bifunctional 3,4-dihydroxy-2-butanone-4-phosphate synthase/GTP cyclohydrolase II — MEGFSSIEDALEDIREGKMVIVVDDESRENEGDIIMAAEKVDAEKINFIAKHARGLICVALLGKRLGELRLGMMVQENTARMNTPFTVSVDAIHGTTTGISAFDRAVTIKALIDPGTRPEDLARPGHIFPLRAVDSGVLRRAGHTEAAVDLTRMAGLRPGGLLCEIMAEDGSMARGAELRDFSEKFGLRMITICDLIEYRRKKEKLIKRIADASLPTRYGEFRLLAYEGTIDGSESVALVMGEPWKEEKALVRVHSQCLTGDVFHSLRCDCGNQLDAAMKMIAERGSGVLLYIQQEGRGIGLVNKVRAYELQDRGRDTVEANEELGFPADLRDYGTGAQILADLGLHKIELLTNNPKKIIGLKAYGLEVVERVSIETVPNTRNFRYLSTKREKLGHLFSDLTGEE, encoded by the coding sequence GTGGAAGGATTCAGTTCGATTGAAGATGCTCTAGAGGACATTCGCGAAGGAAAGATGGTCATTGTAGTCGATGATGAGAGCCGCGAAAACGAGGGCGATATCATCATGGCTGCCGAAAAAGTAGATGCTGAAAAGATAAATTTTATAGCGAAGCACGCGAGGGGACTGATCTGCGTCGCTCTTCTCGGCAAGCGGCTGGGCGAACTCCGCCTCGGCATGATGGTTCAGGAGAATACGGCGAGGATGAATACTCCTTTTACCGTCTCCGTAGACGCGATCCACGGCACCACGACCGGCATCTCGGCTTTCGACAGGGCTGTTACTATCAAAGCCCTGATAGATCCGGGGACGCGACCGGAGGATCTCGCGAGGCCCGGGCATATATTTCCGCTCAGGGCAGTCGATAGCGGAGTACTTCGCAGAGCCGGACATACCGAAGCCGCAGTCGATCTGACCAGAATGGCGGGACTACGGCCGGGAGGGCTCCTCTGCGAGATAATGGCCGAGGATGGAAGTATGGCAAGGGGAGCTGAACTAAGGGATTTTTCAGAAAAATTCGGTCTGAGGATGATCACTATATGCGATCTTATTGAATACAGGCGTAAAAAGGAAAAACTTATCAAGAGGATCGCCGACGCAAGCCTGCCTACCAGGTACGGGGAATTCAGGCTTTTGGCGTATGAAGGAACGATAGACGGATCGGAATCGGTCGCGCTGGTGATGGGAGAGCCCTGGAAAGAGGAAAAAGCTCTGGTGCGAGTCCACTCTCAGTGCCTGACCGGAGATGTTTTCCATTCGCTGAGGTGCGATTGCGGCAATCAGCTTGACGCGGCGATGAAAATGATCGCCGAGCGCGGAAGTGGCGTCCTTTTATATATTCAGCAGGAAGGGCGCGGGATAGGGCTCGTCAACAAAGTACGGGCGTATGAACTCCAGGACAGGGGCAGGGATACGGTAGAAGCGAATGAAGAGCTGGGATTTCCCGCAGATCTGAGAGATTACGGGACCGGAGCCCAGATACTCGCCGATCTTGGTTTGCACAAGATAGAGCTTCTTACGAACAATCCCAAGAAGATAATCGGGTTGAAAGCTTATGGTCTTGAGGTAGTCGAAAGGGTATCGATCGAGACTGTTCCGAACACACGGAACTTCAGGTATCTTTCGACCAAGAGGGAAAAACTGGGCCATCTGTTCAGCGATCTGACAGGGGAAGAATAA
- the ftsY gene encoding signal recognition particle-docking protein FtsY, translating to MGMKRIVRGLGKTKERLFAPLRKIFSSGTLDENAARDLEDLLFSADLGVEATERIIEKVKEKQRAQGSGAEDFLKVINDELMSEIEDVPPYTIPEGSPRVIVMTGVNGVGKTSTIGKLASRFKADGEDVLLAACDTFRAAAIEQLELWAKKTGSPIVRQEMGSDPAAVAFDAVNSAIAKGIGTVIIDTAGRLHTKSNLMEELKKIFRVIGSRMPEAAVEAWLVIDANSGQNSIRQAEVFVEALPVTALILTKLDSTAKGGAVIPIQRDLRVPVLFTGVGEGVLDLEPFDSQSFISALLSE from the coding sequence ATCGGGATGAAAAGGATCGTCAGGGGATTGGGAAAGACGAAAGAGCGTCTTTTCGCTCCGCTTAGAAAAATATTCTCGTCAGGTACTTTAGACGAAAATGCCGCACGGGATCTTGAGGATCTTCTGTTTTCAGCCGATCTCGGGGTCGAAGCTACCGAGAGGATAATAGAAAAAGTGAAGGAAAAGCAGCGGGCGCAGGGGAGTGGCGCGGAAGATTTCCTCAAAGTCATAAATGACGAACTGATGTCAGAGATCGAAGATGTCCCACCGTATACAATCCCTGAAGGATCCCCCAGAGTGATAGTAATGACAGGAGTCAACGGAGTCGGCAAGACTTCGACTATCGGAAAACTCGCAAGCCGTTTCAAAGCTGACGGAGAGGACGTCCTGCTGGCTGCCTGCGATACTTTCAGGGCCGCTGCGATAGAACAACTTGAATTATGGGCAAAGAAAACAGGTTCTCCGATAGTCAGGCAGGAAATGGGGTCGGATCCCGCGGCGGTAGCTTTCGATGCCGTCAACTCAGCCATCGCAAAGGGGATCGGAACTGTTATCATTGATACTGCCGGAAGGCTTCACACGAAATCAAACCTGATGGAAGAGTTGAAAAAGATATTCCGGGTCATCGGTTCGAGGATGCCGGAGGCCGCGGTCGAGGCCTGGCTCGTAATAGACGCCAACTCGGGGCAGAACAGTATCCGACAGGCTGAAGTCTTTGTCGAAGCCCTTCCGGTGACGGCACTCATCCTGACTAAACTTGACAGTACAGCAAAGGGTGGAGCAGTAATTCCGATACAGAGGGATCTTCGCGTACCTGTCCTCTTCACTGGAGTCGGGGAGGGAGTCCTTGATCTCGAACCGTTTGATTCTCAATCATTTATCTCTGCCCTGTTAAGCGAGTGA
- a CDS encoding riboflavin synthase, whose product MFTGLVETTGKVLSLSRNSRGAKIVVESDIEHLVRGESIAINGTCQTVALIKDDSFSCDILPETLRVTNLGMLKPGQRVNLERAMRPHDRLGGHIVNGHIDGTGKVRRISRNPGSIEISVPPGISRYLVAKGSVAVDGISLTIGPKPGEKSFKVFVIPHTWENTTLEDLSPGSIVNIEVDILAKYIDKLSGR is encoded by the coding sequence ATGTTTACGGGACTCGTCGAGACGACTGGAAAGGTGCTTTCTCTTTCGCGAAATTCAAGAGGGGCGAAGATCGTCGTCGAATCAGATATTGAGCACCTGGTCAGGGGAGAGAGTATCGCCATAAACGGAACATGTCAGACGGTCGCGCTGATAAAAGATGACAGTTTCTCATGCGATATTCTGCCTGAGACGCTTCGAGTGACCAACCTCGGGATGCTTAAACCGGGTCAGCGGGTAAACCTTGAAAGAGCGATGCGCCCCCACGACCGGCTCGGGGGGCATATTGTCAACGGTCATATAGATGGAACGGGGAAAGTCAGAAGAATATCAAGAAATCCGGGTAGTATAGAGATATCGGTGCCACCCGGGATCTCGCGATATCTTGTCGCGAAAGGTTCGGTCGCTGTCGATGGTATCAGCCTTACCATCGGGCCGAAACCGGGTGAGAAGAGTTTCAAAGTGTTCGTGATACCGCACACATGGGAGAATACGACGCTGGAAGATCTCTCTCCAGGATCAATAGTGAATATCGAGGTCGATATTCTTGCCAAATATATAGATAAATTATCAGGTAGATAA
- a CDS encoding 6,7-dimethyl-8-ribityllumazine synthase — protein MAIERNGKLIGTGMKLAVVVGRFNELVTGHLLSGALDCLIRHGVDDGDIVIYRVPGSFEVPQAARKAVETKVDAVICVGTLIRGDTPHFDILASQVVRDLSSVAIESGKPVTFGIITADTQEQALERAGSKAGNKGWQAALSAIEMASLWKEIEKG, from the coding sequence ATGGCGATCGAGAGAAATGGAAAGTTGATAGGGACCGGCATGAAACTGGCCGTAGTCGTCGGCAGGTTCAACGAACTGGTAACGGGGCATCTGTTGTCGGGGGCCCTGGATTGCCTGATACGGCATGGCGTAGATGACGGGGATATAGTGATCTACAGGGTCCCGGGATCATTCGAAGTCCCGCAGGCCGCGAGAAAAGCGGTAGAGACCAAGGTCGACGCTGTTATATGCGTCGGCACCCTGATAAGGGGAGATACTCCGCATTTCGATATACTGGCCAGCCAGGTCGTCAGGGACCTGTCAAGTGTAGCGATCGAATCGGGAAAACCGGTCACATTCGGCATTATAACTGCCGATACGCAGGAGCAGGCTCTTGAAAGAGCCGGTAGTAAAGCGGGAAACAAGGGATGGCAGGCCGCCCTTTCGGCGATCGAGATGGCCAGTCTCTGGAAAGAGATCGAGAAGGGATGA
- the nusB gene encoding transcription antitermination factor NusB: MSRRRKAREIILQTLYSIDIAERKWEEALNDTVTRRGSTDETVEYARRVLASILESRERLDSMIEGSLENWKLERVALVDRIILQIALAELIDCPEVPTGVIINEAIEIAHKFSSSKAGSFVNGILDKLAKEVRNE, from the coding sequence ATGAGCCGAAGAAGAAAAGCCAGGGAGATAATCCTTCAAACGCTTTATTCCATCGATATCGCCGAAAGGAAATGGGAAGAAGCGCTCAACGACACGGTGACCCGGAGAGGTTCTACCGACGAGACCGTTGAATATGCCAGGCGGGTCCTCGCCAGCATACTGGAATCCAGGGAAAGACTGGATAGTATGATAGAGGGATCGCTGGAGAACTGGAAGCTTGAAAGAGTAGCTCTCGTCGACAGGATCATTCTTCAGATAGCTCTTGCCGAACTGATCGATTGTCCGGAAGTGCCTACCGGAGTGATCATAAATGAGGCGATAGAAATAGCACACAAGTTCAGTTCGAGCAAAGCGGGAAGTTTTGTCAACGGCATTCTGGACAAGCTGGCAAAGGAGGTCCGCAACGAGTGA
- the ribD gene encoding bifunctional diaminohydroxyphosphoribosylaminopyrimidine deaminase/5-amino-6-(5-phosphoribosylamino)uracil reductase RibD — translation MHEEDIYISRALDLAEKGIGRTFPNPLVGAVIVQGGEIVGEGFHARAGGPHAEVEAILSAGEKARGSDLYLNLEPCCHFGKTPPCTDAILDAGISRVVCSIQDPDRRVSGKGIALLREKGIKVDTGTKADEALQLNLPYIHKAITGRPFIVLKLALSLDGGLNAADGRYLSSDRSRREVHHLRSWLESIAVGKGTFDADDPILDRRMFDESLSAPIRILFDSRFAFPAGHRWTDTPDRLLIYCLSGADRRKRSEFSARGLEVIELPEKDGMIDIGAWIEDISSREITSVLVEGGGMLATSMMNEGAVDRLILFHAPVLSGEDGKGWYRHNGVPDWFNRGKLRLLRLERFEDDIMAVYDREELGSYGDIVRGVES, via the coding sequence TTGCACGAAGAAGATATATATATATCCAGGGCGCTCGATCTCGCGGAAAAAGGGATCGGAAGGACTTTTCCCAACCCTCTTGTCGGAGCGGTGATAGTCCAGGGCGGAGAGATCGTGGGAGAAGGGTTTCACGCGAGGGCGGGAGGACCGCATGCCGAGGTCGAAGCGATTCTCAGCGCCGGAGAGAAAGCGAGAGGGAGCGATCTCTATCTGAACCTCGAACCGTGCTGCCATTTCGGCAAGACGCCTCCTTGCACCGATGCCATTCTCGATGCGGGGATCTCAAGGGTAGTATGCAGTATCCAGGATCCCGATCGCAGGGTCAGCGGGAAGGGGATCGCTCTGCTCCGGGAAAAAGGCATCAAGGTCGATACAGGAACGAAGGCTGACGAAGCGCTACAGTTGAATCTTCCATATATACACAAGGCGATAACGGGCAGGCCTTTTATAGTCCTGAAACTTGCTCTTTCACTCGATGGAGGGCTAAATGCGGCCGATGGAAGATATCTTTCGTCGGACCGCTCAAGGCGGGAAGTCCATCATCTCAGGTCATGGCTGGAATCGATCGCGGTGGGAAAAGGTACGTTCGATGCTGACGATCCGATACTTGACAGGAGGATGTTCGACGAAAGCCTTTCCGCGCCGATAAGGATACTGTTCGATTCCAGGTTTGCCTTTCCCGCCGGGCATCGGTGGACCGATACTCCCGACCGTCTGCTGATTTACTGTCTTTCAGGCGCTGACAGGAGAAAACGCTCCGAATTCTCCGCCAGGGGATTGGAAGTAATCGAACTGCCGGAGAAAGATGGAATGATAGATATCGGGGCATGGATCGAGGATATCTCATCGAGGGAGATCACATCCGTTCTCGTCGAGGGAGGAGGCATGCTGGCGACTTCGATGATGAACGAAGGCGCGGTCGACAGGTTGATCCTTTTTCATGCTCCCGTACTGTCGGGAGAAGATGGAAAGGGATGGTACCGGCACAATGGTGTTCCTGACTGGTTCAACAGGGGAAAATTAAGGCTGCTCAGGCTAGAGAGGTTTGAAGACGATATCATGGCTGTTTATGACAGGGAAGAACTTGGTTCATATGGTGATATCGTGAGGGGAGTCGAATCGTAG
- a CDS encoding metallophosphoesterase family protein — protein sequence MKLFVCGDIHGNLRAIDAALAVYRKNAPCRFLFLGDAVGYGAHPDAVLDRVLALPESILILGNHEWALLDKDEKTVMNPVAVDSVKWTERKIFPRYRNKLVRRFRIMEKNNDYIAAHGSPIAPKEWHYVFSEYDATEIFYKFDFNLCFIGHTHIPMVYTFSDGVIDLVPGIPFRLQEDQRYIINPGSVGQPRDGDSRASFCIFDEEDRTVTLFRVEYDARAEADDIINAGLPAELALRLISGY from the coding sequence GTGAAGCTGTTTGTCTGTGGAGATATTCATGGAAATCTCAGGGCGATAGACGCGGCACTCGCGGTATACAGGAAGAACGCTCCGTGCCGATTTCTTTTTCTTGGAGACGCCGTAGGGTACGGGGCTCATCCGGACGCCGTCCTCGACCGGGTTCTCGCTCTGCCGGAGTCCATCCTGATCCTTGGCAATCATGAATGGGCCCTGCTTGACAAGGATGAAAAAACCGTCATGAATCCGGTCGCTGTTGATTCGGTCAAGTGGACCGAAAGAAAGATATTTCCCCGGTACCGGAACAAGCTTGTAAGAAGATTCCGGATCATGGAAAAGAACAACGATTATATCGCGGCGCATGGTTCTCCAATCGCGCCGAAAGAATGGCATTATGTCTTTTCTGAATATGACGCGACGGAAATTTTTTATAAATTTGATTTTAATCTGTGTTTTATCGGGCACACACATATTCCTATGGTGTATACTTTCAGTGACGGTGTGATCGATCTTGTTCCAGGAATCCCTTTCAGGCTTCAAGAGGATCAGCGTTATATCATAAATCCCGGAAGTGTAGGGCAGCCCAGGGATGGAGATTCCAGGGCGTCTTTTTGTATTTTTGACGAGGAAGACAGAACGGTCACATTGTTCAGGGTCGAATATGATGCGAGGGCCGAAGCTGACGATATTATAAATGCCGGCCTTCCGGCGGAGTTGGCCTTAAGACTCATCAGCGGCTACTGA
- a CDS encoding HAMP domain-containing protein has translation MKLRFHLGSIRSRLIYSTFVIVMIITIIHGVYEEIHYRNMANADLETKMLDISNIIAFNIGASLEFNDYGATLETLESLSQMKELKMVSVYDDSGELVTTYASEKTGDGGVPLEPVPENDDALLKRSSEGLFIYRNVVVDGKSLGTIALKVSLERVNSVLQNNRIFNLITLLVYGVALTIISIISGNVLIKPILKLRDFAQTLALGDFTVRMEIASDDEIGDLTSSINIMANDMSLALQQVIDASRKVADTSSRLSRTSQHVTTTTEEISVNTRQITQNSINAAKVTKQAMDSALKGEEVVKRSLTGMNKVSSKIEDSTQMMKDLGHSSKEIDIIINVIDEIADQTNLLALNAAIEAARAGEQGKGFSVVADEIRKLAEKTVAATKEISSKITTIQEDARQMISSMKENVDEVQKGSVLSNEAGAALSEIRDLVTGSSDMIQQIADAASEHLTVTESMTNSVEETMREAQELDQMAESLQQLVSRFKIL, from the coding sequence ATGAAATTGCGTTTTCATCTTGGATCGATCAGAAGCAGACTGATCTATTCTACATTCGTTATTGTCATGATCATAACGATAATTCATGGGGTATACGAAGAAATTCATTACAGGAACATGGCAAACGCTGACCTTGAGACGAAGATGCTCGACATCTCCAATATCATCGCGTTCAATATAGGAGCCAGCCTCGAGTTCAATGACTACGGGGCGACTCTCGAAACGCTTGAATCCCTGTCGCAGATGAAGGAACTGAAGATGGTGTCGGTCTATGACGACAGCGGTGAACTGGTCACGACCTATGCAAGCGAGAAAACCGGTGACGGCGGAGTGCCCCTCGAACCGGTACCGGAGAATGACGATGCTCTTCTCAAGAGGAGCAGCGAAGGCCTGTTCATCTACAGGAATGTCGTAGTCGATGGGAAATCGCTCGGAACGATAGCTCTCAAGGTATCCCTTGAGAGGGTCAACAGCGTGCTCCAGAACAACAGGATATTCAACCTCATAACCCTGCTCGTCTATGGAGTCGCGTTGACGATCATTTCCATAATCAGCGGTAATGTACTTATTAAACCGATTCTGAAACTGAGGGATTTCGCGCAGACTCTTGCCCTTGGTGATTTCACCGTAAGGATGGAGATCGCAAGCGACGACGAGATAGGCGACCTGACGAGTTCGATCAATATCATGGCCAACGATATGAGCCTCGCGCTCCAGCAGGTGATCGACGCGAGCAGGAAAGTGGCCGATACTTCCTCGCGACTTTCGAGGACTTCCCAGCATGTGACGACAACGACGGAGGAGATCAGCGTCAATACGCGGCAGATAACACAAAACTCGATAAACGCTGCCAAAGTGACGAAACAGGCGATGGATTCGGCACTGAAAGGTGAAGAAGTAGTCAAAAGGTCGCTTACCGGGATGAACAAGGTCAGTTCGAAGATAGAAGATTCCACGCAGATGATGAAGGACCTCGGGCACAGCTCGAAGGAGATCGATATCATAATCAACGTGATCGATGAAATCGCCGATCAGACAAACCTTCTCGCCCTTAACGCGGCGATCGAGGCTGCCCGCGCGGGGGAGCAGGGTAAGGGATTCTCCGTGGTCGCCGATGAGATAAGAAAGCTGGCGGAAAAAACTGTAGCCGCTACGAAAGAGATCTCTTCGAAGATAACCACGATCCAGGAGGACGCTCGCCAGATGATATCGTCGATGAAAGAAAATGTCGATGAGGTGCAGAAGGGATCCGTCCTTTCCAATGAGGCAGGAGCGGCTCTCAGCGAGATCAGGGATCTTGTCACAGGGAGCAGCGATATGATACAGCAGATCGCTGATGCCGCCAGTGAACACCTGACAGTCACGGAAAGTATGACAAACAGCGTCGAGGAGACGATGCGCGAAGCGCAGGAACTTGACCAGATGGCCGAGAGCCTTCAGCAACTCGTCAGCAGATTCAAGATACTGTAG
- the smc gene encoding chromosome segregation protein SMC, with protein MSLNRLELVGFKSFMSPVTLDFNKGITAILGPNGCGKTNVVDAVRWVLGEQSARQLRSNKMENVIFNGTQLHKPTGFATVSMTINNEKGVFPIDYAEITITRKVYRSGISEYFINKTPCRLKDIRELFADTGTGSHSYAVIEQEMVEYVLNDAHGERRNMFEEASGIVKYRMRREEAKRKLKLTEADLVRLDDILEELGKNVRSLRYQVGKTRRYRKISERIKEWGTIQLRKNLSAFLAEKRAAESELSQANELSAEGGDSLSQFEREVEEKKFLLVENEKRNSQLQNERYEVRRKIQGSEEKIIQYTERKGEAERKIERALREIEEAGARLEKISDRISGVITEQKGTSEQAREEEDAIRALGGRFEEISVKIERMKNELIDLKQTQLDFLQDKVRVQSSQEHYETVLKELDARSLEMRERVTGLEAQVGEVSALFGEMDQRFRQRQVSLADLEKERGDLYDQLQGVDRRLPERESVLSEKKTELARMISRHELYSRMKEDFEGFPGGARYLLKKGDLRVKGPLAEMVKIDEKYRVALEAVLGGLSDGIVVDDLPGAMELISEISEKRRGSVRFFLEKADGWGIPSPPGVIPGLIGRLSGFVEVPESRKSMIENLLGGTYLFDDPKKALEFVESEEGRGFDAVTLSGIYFCRGKGIYYSCNSSEEISLIGRSGEIEKMQSNIDGLKETVASEEILCEKERAEKERLRNLLVDIDQKIVAMRSALAGDQEELQKVERDFIMKKEKCSLLMKSLDEIENSRVETLTKLEELRLSMAMRQDNGDVSDSKKIESELSMLTGRRNELEAALTERKVRLASLKGSLDKHKEEIRGLGEMEKQFSSIMQQRNEEITTSKEELARLGGDIERERAVVSALLEEERSSQKDIDELRDILDDMRGGISLMEKDLKTRQEEKERIFTRINDVKIRLSTIDTRIKDLVERGFEIYQEDLGSYLEGTEIPLTEEEKNITREMLDREKKKLESLGPVNLAAIEEYDEKKNRLDFLIAQKEDLDKAKEELREAISRINSRARKLFIETFDIVKEYFSEIFTVLFEGGEASLALEEGTDPLEAEIIISARPKGKRFQDISLLSGGERALTAMALLFALYKAKPSPFCIFDEVDAPLDDANIQRFVRMLKKFSDETQFIIITHNKRTMEAATMLFGVTMEQKGVSKIVSVDLTEVESVLQNRTAPAEAMVEAPVASN; from the coding sequence GTGAGTCTGAACAGACTGGAATTGGTGGGGTTCAAATCATTTATGTCTCCCGTCACGCTGGATTTCAATAAAGGAATAACGGCTATTCTGGGTCCGAATGGATGTGGGAAGACCAATGTGGTCGACGCTGTAAGATGGGTCCTTGGAGAACAAAGCGCCCGTCAGCTTCGAAGCAATAAGATGGAAAATGTCATCTTTAACGGAACGCAGCTTCACAAACCGACAGGTTTCGCTACTGTCTCGATGACGATCAATAATGAAAAGGGAGTCTTTCCGATCGACTACGCGGAGATCACTATCACCAGAAAGGTCTACCGTTCAGGGATAAGTGAGTATTTCATCAATAAGACCCCTTGCAGATTGAAAGATATCAGGGAGCTTTTTGCCGATACCGGGACGGGAAGCCATTCATACGCGGTCATCGAGCAGGAGATGGTCGAATACGTATTGAACGATGCTCACGGCGAGCGAAGGAATATGTTCGAAGAAGCGTCGGGTATCGTCAAGTACAGGATGCGCAGGGAAGAGGCGAAAAGGAAGCTTAAGCTGACTGAAGCAGATCTCGTCCGTCTCGACGATATCCTCGAGGAACTTGGCAAGAATGTCAGGTCGTTGCGGTATCAGGTCGGAAAGACCAGGCGCTACAGGAAGATCAGCGAAAGAATAAAGGAATGGGGGACTATACAGCTAAGGAAAAATCTCTCCGCCTTTCTCGCGGAAAAAAGAGCGGCCGAGTCGGAACTTTCGCAGGCTAATGAATTGTCCGCTGAAGGGGGAGATTCTCTCAGCCAGTTTGAAAGAGAAGTCGAAGAGAAAAAATTCCTCCTAGTAGAGAACGAAAAAAGAAATTCTCAACTCCAGAATGAGCGTTATGAGGTGCGAAGGAAGATCCAGGGTTCAGAGGAAAAGATCATCCAATATACCGAGCGCAAGGGTGAAGCGGAAAGGAAGATAGAACGGGCTCTGAGAGAGATCGAGGAAGCGGGCGCGAGACTCGAAAAGATCTCGGACAGGATATCCGGCGTGATCACAGAACAGAAAGGGACTTCCGAGCAGGCCAGGGAGGAAGAGGATGCTATCAGGGCGCTTGGTGGAAGATTCGAGGAAATATCTGTCAAGATCGAAAGAATGAAGAATGAACTGATCGATCTGAAACAGACGCAGCTCGATTTCCTTCAGGATAAGGTAAGGGTCCAGAGCAGTCAGGAACACTATGAAACGGTACTGAAAGAACTTGACGCCAGATCGCTCGAAATGCGAGAGAGAGTGACGGGACTTGAGGCTCAGGTCGGAGAGGTATCGGCTCTTTTCGGGGAGATGGATCAAAGGTTCAGGCAGCGGCAGGTGTCCCTGGCCGACCTGGAGAAAGAACGAGGTGATCTTTACGATCAACTCCAGGGAGTGGACAGGAGGCTGCCTGAAAGAGAATCAGTGTTATCCGAAAAGAAGACGGAACTGGCGAGAATGATCAGCCGTCATGAACTCTATTCAAGGATGAAAGAAGATTTCGAGGGATTTCCCGGAGGAGCGAGATATCTTCTTAAAAAGGGAGATTTAAGAGTAAAAGGCCCGCTGGCCGAGATGGTGAAGATCGATGAAAAGTACAGGGTGGCACTGGAAGCCGTCCTGGGTGGACTGAGCGATGGCATAGTGGTCGACGATCTTCCCGGCGCGATGGAGCTGATATCGGAGATCTCCGAAAAAAGAAGGGGCAGCGTCAGGTTTTTTCTTGAAAAGGCCGATGGATGGGGAATCCCCTCTCCACCCGGGGTTATTCCAGGATTGATAGGCAGATTGAGCGGTTTTGTGGAAGTGCCGGAATCAAGAAAAAGTATGATAGAAAATCTTCTTGGCGGCACATATCTGTTCGATGATCCGAAGAAAGCGCTTGAGTTCGTGGAATCGGAGGAGGGGCGGGGGTTCGATGCCGTGACTCTTTCAGGGATATATTTCTGCCGGGGAAAGGGAATCTATTATTCCTGCAATTCTTCGGAAGAGATATCATTGATCGGGCGTTCAGGGGAAATAGAAAAGATGCAGAGCAATATCGATGGATTGAAAGAGACGGTCGCATCGGAAGAGATACTTTGCGAAAAGGAAAGAGCTGAGAAAGAAAGGCTGAGAAACCTGCTTGTCGATATTGATCAAAAGATAGTGGCAATGAGAAGCGCTCTTGCCGGAGATCAGGAGGAACTTCAGAAAGTCGAACGCGATTTCATAATGAAAAAGGAGAAATGTTCACTTTTAATGAAGTCTCTTGACGAGATCGAGAATTCAAGGGTCGAGACGCTTACGAAGCTTGAGGAACTCAGGCTTTCCATGGCGATGCGTCAGGATAATGGTGATGTCTCGGACTCGAAGAAGATCGAATCGGAGCTTTCCATGCTGACCGGACGCAGAAATGAATTGGAAGCGGCTCTTACCGAAAGAAAGGTCAGGCTCGCGTCTCTCAAGGGATCACTGGATAAACATAAAGAAGAGATCCGGGGACTGGGCGAGATGGAGAAACAGTTCAGCAGTATAATGCAGCAGAGAAACGAGGAGATAACCACATCGAAAGAAGAACTTGCCCGGCTTGGCGGCGATATCGAACGGGAACGGGCCGTTGTATCGGCTCTTCTCGAGGAGGAAAGGTCAAGTCAGAAGGATATCGATGAGCTTCGGGATATCCTCGATGATATGCGCGGCGGGATTTCGCTGATGGAGAAGGATCTCAAGACGAGGCAGGAAGAAAAAGAGAGGATCTTCACAAGGATCAACGACGTGAAGATCAGGCTGAGCACCATAGATACAAGAATAAAGGATCTCGTCGAACGCGGGTTCGAGATATATCAGGAGGACCTCGGCTCATATCTTGAAGGCACGGAGATTCCTCTGACCGAGGAAGAAAAGAATATCACCCGGGAGATGCTCGACAGGGAGAAGAAAAAACTCGAAAGTCTTGGTCCGGTCAATCTTGCTGCTATCGAGGAATACGATGAGAAGAAGAACAGGCTGGATTTTCTTATCGCGCAGAAAGAGGACCTCGATAAGGCTAAAGAAGAGCTGCGCGAAGCTATCAGCCGTATCAACAGCCGCGCCAGGAAACTTTTCATCGAGACTTTTGACATCGTCAAAGAGTATTTCAGCGAGATCTTCACAGTCCTGTTCGAAGGAGGAGAGGCTTCTCTAGCGCTTGAAGAGGGGACCGACCCGCTTGAAGCCGAGATAATAATATCAGCCAGGCCTAAAGGTAAGAGGTTTCAGGATATCTCGCTGCTGTCCGGAGGCGAGCGCGCCCTGACGGCAATGGCGCTGCTGTTCGCTCTTTACAAGGCCAAACCATCTCCATTCTGTATATTCGACGAAGTTGACGCTCCTCTTGATGATGCCAATATACAGAGGTTCGTCCGGATGCTTAAAAAGTTCTCGGATGAAACGCAGTTTATCATAATCACCCACAACAAACGTACTATGGAAGCGGCAACCATGCTGTTCGGAGTGACGATGGAACAGAAGGGTGTCTCCAAGATCGTCTCCGTGGATCTGACCGAGGTAGAATCGGTCCTTCAGAACAGGACAGCTCCCGCCGAGGCGATGGTCGAAGCGCCGGTTGCTTCCAATTAG